A single genomic interval of Rhodopseudomonas palustris harbors:
- the serA gene encoding phosphoglycerate dehydrogenase — protein sequence MTAPKVLISDALSEAAVQIFKDRGIDVDFQPNLGKDKDKLAEIIGNYDGLAIRSATKATAKILEKANRLKVIGRAGIGVDNVEIPAATAKGIIVMNTPFGNSITTAEHAITMMLSLAREIPAADASTQAGKWEKNRFMGVEITAKTLGVIGCGNIGSIVADRALGLKMKVIAFDPFLSPERAKDLGVEKVELEDIFKRADFITLHTPLTDKTKNIIDAAAIAKMKKGVRIINCARGGLVDENALAEALKSGHVAGAAFDVFSEEPATKNVLFGLPNVICTPHLGASTTEAQENVALQVAEQMSDYLLTGAITNAINFPSITAEEAPKLKPFIELAEKLGSFAGQLTETGITKVTITYEGEVAEMKIKALTSAVLSGLLRPMLGDINVVSAPVIAKERGMVVDEVVRAAESDYESLITLTVTTEKQERSVSGTVYADGKPRLVDIKGIRVDAEFGSSMIYVTNEDKPGFIGKFASLLGDAKVNIATFNLGRHTEGGDAIALVTIDGPAPTEVLEKVQALPQVKQVKALTF from the coding sequence ATGACCGCTCCCAAAGTCCTCATTTCCGACGCGCTGTCGGAAGCCGCCGTGCAGATCTTCAAGGATCGCGGCATCGACGTCGATTTCCAGCCGAACCTCGGCAAGGACAAAGACAAGCTCGCCGAGATCATCGGCAATTACGACGGCCTCGCGATCCGCTCCGCCACCAAGGCGACCGCGAAGATCCTGGAGAAGGCCAACCGGCTCAAGGTGATCGGCCGCGCCGGCATCGGCGTCGACAACGTCGAGATTCCCGCGGCGACCGCCAAGGGCATCATCGTGATGAACACCCCGTTCGGCAATTCGATCACCACCGCCGAGCATGCCATCACCATGATGCTGTCGCTGGCCCGCGAGATCCCCGCCGCCGACGCGTCGACCCAGGCCGGCAAGTGGGAAAAGAACCGCTTCATGGGCGTTGAAATCACCGCCAAGACCCTCGGCGTGATCGGCTGCGGCAACATCGGCTCGATCGTCGCCGACCGCGCGCTCGGCCTCAAGATGAAGGTGATCGCGTTCGATCCGTTCCTGTCGCCGGAGCGCGCCAAGGATCTGGGCGTCGAGAAGGTCGAGCTCGAAGACATCTTCAAGCGCGCCGACTTCATCACCCTGCACACCCCGCTCACCGACAAGACCAAGAACATCATTGACGCGGCTGCCATTGCGAAGATGAAGAAGGGCGTTCGCATCATCAATTGCGCCCGCGGCGGTCTGGTCGACGAGAACGCGCTCGCCGAAGCGCTGAAGTCCGGCCACGTCGCCGGCGCGGCGTTCGACGTGTTCTCCGAAGAGCCGGCCACCAAGAACGTGCTGTTCGGCCTGCCGAACGTGATCTGCACCCCGCATCTCGGCGCCTCGACGACTGAAGCGCAGGAGAACGTCGCGCTGCAGGTCGCCGAGCAGATGAGCGACTATCTGCTGACCGGCGCGATCACCAACGCGATCAACTTCCCGTCGATCACCGCCGAAGAAGCCCCGAAGCTGAAGCCGTTCATCGAACTGGCCGAAAAGCTCGGCTCGTTCGCCGGCCAGCTCACCGAGACCGGCATCACCAAGGTCACCATCACCTATGAGGGTGAAGTGGCCGAGATGAAGATCAAGGCGCTGACCTCGGCGGTGCTGTCGGGCCTGCTGCGCCCGATGCTGGGCGACATCAATGTCGTGTCGGCGCCGGTGATCGCCAAGGAGCGCGGCATGGTGGTGGATGAAGTCGTCCGCGCCGCCGAGAGCGACTACGAGAGTCTGATCACCCTGACGGTGACCACCGAGAAGCAGGAGCGCTCGGTGTCCGGCACGGTCTATGCCGACGGCAAGCCGCGCCTGGTCGACATCAAGGGCATCCGCGTCGACGCCGAGTTCGGTTCTTCGATGATCTACGTCACCAACGAGGACAAGCCGGGCTTCATCGGCAAGTTCGCCAGCCTGCTCGGCGACGCCAAGGTCAACATCGCGACCTTCAACCTCGGCCGTCACACCGAAGGCGGCGACGCCATCGCGCTGGTGACGATCGACGGTCCGGCCCCGACTGAGGTGCTGGAGAAGGTCCAGGCCCTGCCGCAGGTCAAGCAGGTCAAGGCGCTGACGTTCTGA
- a CDS encoding phosphoserine transaminase, which translates to MTVAKPASRPNAPQFSSGPCAKRPGWSPENLKDAPLGRSHRAKVGKAKLKLAIDLTRDVLEVPADYKIGIVPASDTGAVEMALWSLLGPRPVTTLAWESFGDGWVGDVTKELKLPNVTKLKAGYGEIPDLSKVDCNTDVVFTWNGTTSGVRVPNADWIKADREGLTICDATSAAFAQPLDWAKLDVVTFSWQKALGGEAAHGMLILSPRAVARLESYTPTWPMPKIFRLTKGGKLIEGIFQGETINTPSMLCVEDYIDALQWAKSVGGLKGLIARADANTKVLTDWQAKTPWVDFLAKDPAIRSNTSVCLKVVDPAITALSPEAQADFAKKLVAAVEKEGAGFDLGAYRDAPPGLRIWCGATVETADVQALTQWLDWAFETTKASLTQAA; encoded by the coding sequence ATGACTGTAGCGAAGCCCGCTTCGCGGCCCAATGCGCCGCAATTCTCCTCCGGCCCCTGCGCGAAGCGCCCCGGCTGGTCCCCCGAAAATCTCAAGGACGCCCCGCTCGGCCGCTCGCATCGCGCGAAGGTCGGTAAGGCCAAGCTCAAGCTCGCGATCGACCTGACCCGCGACGTGCTTGAGGTCCCCGCCGACTACAAGATCGGCATTGTCCCAGCTTCCGATACCGGCGCCGTCGAAATGGCGCTGTGGTCGCTGCTCGGGCCGCGGCCGGTCACCACGCTCGCCTGGGAATCGTTCGGCGACGGCTGGGTCGGCGACGTCACCAAGGAGCTGAAGCTCCCGAACGTCACCAAGCTCAAGGCTGGTTACGGCGAAATTCCCGACCTCTCCAAGGTCGATTGCAACACCGACGTCGTCTTCACCTGGAACGGCACCACCTCGGGTGTCCGCGTTCCGAACGCCGATTGGATCAAGGCCGACCGTGAAGGCCTGACCATCTGCGACGCCACCTCGGCCGCCTTCGCGCAGCCGCTCGATTGGGCCAAGCTCGATGTCGTCACCTTCTCCTGGCAGAAGGCGCTCGGCGGCGAAGCCGCGCACGGCATGCTGATCCTCTCGCCGCGCGCCGTCGCCCGTCTTGAGAGCTACACGCCGACCTGGCCGATGCCGAAGATCTTCCGCCTCACCAAGGGCGGCAAGCTGATCGAGGGTATCTTCCAGGGTGAGACCATCAACACCCCGTCGATGTTGTGCGTCGAGGACTACATCGACGCGCTGCAGTGGGCGAAGTCCGTGGGCGGCCTCAAGGGCCTGATCGCCCGCGCCGACGCCAACACCAAGGTGCTGACCGACTGGCAGGCGAAGACCCCGTGGGTCGACTTCCTCGCCAAGGATCCGGCGATCCGCTCCAACACCTCGGTCTGCCTCAAGGTGGTGGATCCTGCGATCACCGCGCTGTCTCCGGAAGCCCAGGCCGACTTCGCCAAGAAGCTGGTTGCGGCGGTCGAGAAGGAAGGCGCTGGCTTCGATCTCGGCGCTTACCGCGATGCCCCTCCGGGCCTGCGGATCTGGTGCGGCGCGACGGTCGAAACCGCCGACGTACAGGCCCTGACGCAGTGGCTGGACTGGGCGTTCGAGACCACCAAGGCCTCGCTGACTCAGGCGGCTTGA
- a CDS encoding methyl-accepting chemotaxis protein, translated as MMSLSSLSKAMLAVAVAAVVMLGLAVARILIGPLGSVVEIAGLLLGLGSIGVAAWLLRGAAGAVGEIAAVAESAAHGDLEARVQGRRDGGDIGKAQAGVNNMLDIVDAFVREASASMDYVSQGKTFRKVLTRGLPGSFKVASTTINNATGVMDRRVRDVAKEAQCFAAGMDNVASMLVTASTGLKGDAGAMANAAEETSRQSVSVASGAEQASANVQTVASAAEELTASIAEISRQIQHSTASTHQAVDEAAQTTAKIQQLADAAQRIGDVVKLINAVAAQTNLLALNATIEAARAGESGRGFAVVAAEVKALASQTAKATEEITARIGEMQSITEQSVGAVEAISRRISEINEVSTTIASAVEEQGAATREIASNVQQASAGTALVSSNVVGISHAADDAGKIAVRVNGVSGEIAGQVDRLRSEVQRFISQVA; from the coding sequence ATGATGAGTTTATCTTCTCTGTCTAAGGCGATGCTCGCGGTCGCCGTCGCCGCCGTGGTCATGCTCGGATTGGCCGTAGCGCGCATCCTGATCGGGCCGCTCGGCTCGGTCGTGGAGATCGCTGGGCTGCTGCTCGGTCTAGGCTCCATTGGCGTCGCTGCGTGGCTGCTGCGTGGTGCAGCGGGTGCGGTCGGCGAGATTGCGGCAGTGGCCGAAAGCGCCGCGCATGGCGATCTCGAAGCACGGGTGCAAGGCCGTCGCGACGGCGGTGACATCGGCAAGGCGCAGGCCGGCGTCAACAACATGCTGGACATCGTCGATGCCTTCGTCCGCGAGGCTTCGGCCTCGATGGACTACGTCAGCCAGGGCAAGACCTTCCGCAAAGTGCTGACGCGCGGATTGCCCGGATCGTTCAAGGTGGCGTCGACCACGATCAACAACGCCACCGGGGTGATGGATCGCCGGGTGCGGGACGTCGCCAAGGAGGCGCAGTGCTTCGCGGCCGGCATGGACAATGTCGCCAGCATGCTGGTGACCGCGTCGACCGGCCTGAAGGGCGATGCGGGCGCCATGGCCAATGCGGCCGAAGAGACCAGCCGCCAATCGGTGAGCGTTGCCTCCGGTGCCGAGCAGGCCTCCGCCAACGTCCAGACGGTTGCGAGCGCGGCCGAGGAACTCACCGCTTCGATCGCCGAGATCTCCCGTCAGATCCAGCACTCCACCGCCAGCACGCATCAGGCCGTCGACGAGGCGGCGCAGACCACCGCGAAGATCCAGCAACTCGCGGACGCGGCGCAGCGGATCGGCGATGTCGTCAAGCTGATCAACGCGGTCGCAGCGCAGACCAATCTGCTGGCGCTCAACGCCACGATCGAAGCGGCGCGGGCTGGTGAGTCCGGCCGCGGCTTCGCCGTGGTGGCGGCCGAAGTGAAGGCGCTTGCCAGCCAGACCGCCAAGGCGACCGAGGAGATCACCGCGCGGATCGGCGAGATGCAGTCGATCACCGAGCAGTCGGTCGGCGCCGTCGAGGCGATCAGCCGCCGTATCAGCGAGATCAACGAGGTGAGTACGACCATCGCCTCCGCGGTCGAGGAGCAGGGCGCCGCGACGCGCGAGATCGCCAGCAACGTGCAGCAGGCTTCGGCCGGCACTGCGCTGGTGTCATCGAACGTCGTTGGTATCAGCCATGCGGCCGACGATGCCGGCAAGATCGCGGTGCGGGTCAACGGCGTCTCCGGCGAGATCGCCGGCCAGGTCGACCGCCTGCGGAGCGAGGTGCAGCGCTTCATTTCGCAAGTCGCCTGA
- a CDS encoding PAS domain-containing protein, with protein sequence MARPQVKPTGIECPFDEDELIVSKTDLKGHITYANDVFVRLAKFPRSEVIGAPHSLVRHPDMPRSIFKLLWDTIQAKKEIFAYVVNMARDGDHYWVFAHVTPTLDANRNVTGFHSNRRKPDRDQVARIEALYRQLRDEENRHRNAKDGMMAGYGLLMNMIKDRGVEYDEFIFSV encoded by the coding sequence ATGGCTCGGCCGCAGGTGAAGCCGACGGGTATCGAATGCCCGTTCGACGAAGATGAGTTGATCGTCTCCAAAACGGATCTCAAAGGGCACATTACGTATGCCAACGACGTCTTCGTTCGTCTGGCAAAGTTTCCGCGCTCGGAAGTGATTGGCGCGCCGCATTCGCTGGTGCGCCACCCGGACATGCCGCGATCGATCTTCAAGCTGCTGTGGGACACCATCCAGGCCAAGAAGGAGATCTTCGCCTATGTGGTGAACATGGCGAGAGACGGCGATCATTACTGGGTGTTCGCCCATGTCACGCCGACGCTCGACGCCAATCGCAACGTCACCGGTTTCCATTCCAATCGCCGCAAGCCGGATCGCGATCAAGTCGCCCGCATCGAGGCGCTGTATCGCCAGTTGCGCGACGAGGAGAACCGGCATCGCAACGCCAAGGACGGGATGATGGCGGGCTATGGGTTGCTGATGAACATGATCAAGGACCGGGGCGTCGAGTATGATGAGTTTATCTTCTCTGTCTAA
- a CDS encoding GNAT family N-acetyltransferase: MNADPAIGIRTARRDDVYAIVAMLADDHLGAGREKLEDPLPESYYAAFDALERSPHIQMVVAEDHDGRVVGCLQLAVLPGLSSQGASRAIIEDVRVAGDCRSRGIGEVLVRWAIAQARDQGCKLVELFTHQSRVDAQRFYVRLGFQPSHVGMTMRF, translated from the coding sequence ATGAATGCCGATCCCGCCATCGGAATCCGCACCGCGCGCCGCGACGATGTGTACGCCATCGTGGCGATGCTGGCCGATGATCATCTCGGTGCCGGCCGCGAGAAGCTCGAAGACCCACTGCCGGAATCGTACTATGCGGCGTTCGATGCATTGGAACGTTCGCCGCACATTCAGATGGTGGTGGCGGAAGATCACGACGGCCGCGTCGTCGGCTGTCTGCAGCTTGCGGTGCTGCCGGGACTGAGTTCGCAGGGCGCGTCCCGAGCAATCATCGAGGACGTTCGTGTGGCCGGTGATTGCCGCAGCCGCGGCATCGGCGAAGTGCTGGTGCGCTGGGCAATCGCACAGGCGCGCGACCAGGGTTGCAAACTGGTCGAACTGTTTACGCATCAGAGCCGCGTCGATGCGCAGCGGTTCTACGTCCGCCTCGGATTTCAGCCGTCGCATGTCGGCATGACGATGCGCTTTTGA
- a CDS encoding glutathione S-transferase family protein — translation MKIYGDLNSGNCLKVKWTCDRLGLPYEWVAVDTMKGESRTPVFLALNPAGQVPVVAFDDGRSLAQSNAVIRYLARGSDLIPADPWLEAKMDEWLFWEQYSHEPYIAVCRFQMVYLGKPASELDPDKVRRGHAALARMEQHLAYSEFLAGERLSIADVALLAYTRMAEQGGFELHDYPAIRGWISRAEAGLGLPAFSS, via the coding sequence ATGAAGATCTACGGCGACCTCAACTCCGGCAATTGCCTGAAGGTGAAGTGGACCTGCGACCGGCTGGGTCTGCCGTACGAGTGGGTCGCCGTCGATACGATGAAGGGCGAAAGCCGGACGCCGGTCTTCCTGGCGCTCAATCCGGCCGGGCAGGTGCCGGTGGTCGCCTTCGACGATGGCCGCTCGCTGGCGCAATCCAACGCCGTGATCCGTTATCTCGCCCGCGGCAGCGACCTGATCCCCGCCGATCCGTGGCTCGAGGCCAAGATGGACGAGTGGCTGTTCTGGGAGCAATACAGCCACGAGCCGTATATCGCGGTGTGCCGCTTCCAGATGGTCTATCTCGGTAAGCCGGCCAGCGAACTGGATCCGGACAAGGTTCGCCGCGGCCACGCCGCGCTGGCCCGGATGGAGCAGCATCTGGCGTATTCCGAATTTCTTGCCGGCGAGAGGCTGTCGATCGCCGATGTGGCGCTGCTGGCCTACACCCGGATGGCGGAGCAGGGTGGTTTCGAGCTGCATGACTATCCGGCCATTCGAGGTTGGATCAGCCGCGCCGAAGCTGGGCTCGGCTTGCCTGCTTTCAGTTCGTGA
- a CDS encoding outer membrane protein, with translation MRRVVVAAAVGVMAQTAYAADMPDYGPLRGALVETPRVINWEGFYVGGQGGYGTSDMDFTDATSSLAHQQMVLTTIENEYNISRWPVLGKKSSHGSGFGGFVGYNWQWDDVVLGLEANYMHGDFGGSDSGSMGRSFTTSDGYTNGVTYSGAAAMKVKDIGSVRARAAYAFGSFLPYAFGGVSLGQADIVRTASVSGISVNAKAAPPFQNIPFSDSLSQVQNNHFIYGYAGGVGMDMMITRGLFLRAEWEYLKFAAPINTAVSTVRGGIGYKF, from the coding sequence ATGCGTAGAGTTGTGGTGGCTGCGGCAGTCGGCGTGATGGCTCAGACGGCATATGCGGCCGACATGCCGGACTACGGTCCGCTCCGCGGCGCGCTGGTGGAAACACCCCGTGTGATCAACTGGGAAGGCTTCTACGTCGGCGGTCAGGGTGGCTACGGCACCTCCGATATGGACTTTACCGATGCCACAAGCAGCCTCGCCCACCAGCAGATGGTTCTGACCACCATCGAGAATGAGTACAACATTTCACGTTGGCCAGTGCTCGGTAAGAAGTCCAGCCATGGCAGCGGCTTCGGCGGCTTCGTCGGCTACAACTGGCAGTGGGATGACGTCGTACTCGGCCTCGAAGCCAACTACATGCATGGCGACTTTGGCGGTTCTGATTCGGGCTCGATGGGCCGCAGTTTCACGACATCGGATGGGTATACCAACGGCGTCACGTACTCGGGAGCCGCGGCGATGAAAGTCAAAGATATCGGGTCGGTGCGCGCCCGCGCCGCCTATGCGTTCGGCAGCTTTCTGCCTTATGCGTTCGGCGGCGTTTCGCTCGGTCAGGCCGATATCGTCCGCACAGCCTCAGTCTCTGGCATCTCCGTCAACGCCAAAGCTGCGCCCCCTTTTCAGAACATCCCGTTCAGCGACAGCCTCAGCCAGGTGCAGAACAATCACTTCATCTATGGCTATGCCGGCGGCGTCGGCATGGACATGATGATTACGCGAGGCCTGTTTCTCCGTGCCGAGTGGGAATATCTGAAATTCGCGGCGCCGATCAACACGGCGGTCTCCACCGTGCGTGGCGGCATCGGCTACAAGTTCTGA
- a CDS encoding outer membrane protein → MRSVKILMAAGAASLVASVAVAADMPIAPPPAYAPPPTEDFGGWYLRGDIGFSNQQVKDVRHSDPTRYTQLTSFDQTTTFDTAGIFGLGVGYQFNNWFRADLTGQYRGKSNFKGTDTFTATNTGFPYSGVDNYSASKSELLFLANAYVDLGTWWCITPFIGAGVGAARVTISNFTDVGSNNLFVGAGPTAIYGTYPSYALAGSGSQWNFAWAAHAGLAYKLSPNMTMELAYSYVDLGKGTTASDLRAYDSATRGNSFKFNNITSHDLKLGVRWNLDAGPFYAAPPPLMRKG, encoded by the coding sequence ATGCGTAGCGTGAAGATTTTGATGGCCGCCGGAGCGGCTTCGCTGGTTGCCTCGGTCGCGGTGGCGGCCGATATGCCGATTGCTCCTCCGCCCGCTTACGCGCCTCCCCCGACCGAAGACTTTGGTGGCTGGTACCTGCGCGGCGACATCGGGTTCAGCAACCAGCAGGTCAAGGATGTGCGCCACTCCGATCCGACTCGCTACACCCAGCTTACGTCATTCGATCAAACGACCACCTTCGACACCGCAGGCATCTTCGGGTTGGGTGTCGGCTATCAATTCAACAACTGGTTCCGTGCCGATCTGACTGGCCAATACCGCGGCAAGTCAAATTTCAAAGGAACCGATACTTTCACGGCGACGAACACCGGATTTCCGTACAGCGGTGTGGATAACTACAGCGCAAGCAAATCCGAACTGCTGTTCTTGGCGAACGCCTATGTCGATCTCGGCACGTGGTGGTGCATCACCCCGTTCATTGGCGCCGGTGTCGGTGCTGCCCGCGTGACGATCTCAAACTTCACCGATGTTGGATCGAACAATCTCTTCGTCGGCGCTGGACCGACGGCAATCTACGGTACGTATCCAAGCTATGCGCTCGCCGGTTCAGGGTCGCAGTGGAATTTTGCCTGGGCCGCCCATGCCGGTCTTGCTTACAAGCTGAGTCCGAATATGACGATGGAGCTCGCTTACAGCTACGTCGACCTTGGTAAGGGCACGACCGCCTCCGATCTGCGGGCCTATGACTCTGCAACTCGCGGCAATTCGTTCAAATTCAATAATATCACTTCGCACGACCTGAAGCTCGGCGTGCGGTGGAATCTCGACGCGGGTCCGTTCTACGCTGCCCCGCCGCCCTTGATGCGCAAGGGCTGA
- a CDS encoding MFS transporter gives MNKPVTVDADIAAPVNPAELPVPELTKPAAPAAAGPAYIVLGGISFSHFLNDTMQSLIPSVYPILKANYALDFGQIGMITLAFQFTASLLQPVVGHITDKKAQPFSLAIGMGSTFLGLLLLSVAHSYAVILIAAAMIGLGSAVFHPESARIARLASGGRHGMAQSVFQVGGNAGTALGPVLAALIVVPFGQPSIAWFSSIAFLAIIVLWRIGVWYKPQVAGKKKMAVQPHPHAPSRRRVMVALVVLVALLFSKQLYLSSLSSYYTFYLIEKFHVSTQTAQIFLFIFLAATAAGVFFGGPLGDRFGRRYVIWFSILGILPFTLALPYAGLTASAVLTVFIGFILASATPAIIVFAQELMPHRFGMISGVFFGFAFGIGGLGAAALGQVADIRGIDFVYQVCSFLPALGLLAVLLPKMPRHAH, from the coding sequence GTGAACAAGCCTGTCACCGTCGATGCGGATATCGCTGCTCCGGTCAATCCGGCCGAGCTGCCGGTACCCGAACTCACCAAGCCGGCGGCGCCTGCAGCGGCCGGGCCGGCCTATATCGTGCTCGGCGGCATCAGCTTCTCGCATTTCCTCAACGATACCATGCAGTCGCTGATCCCGTCGGTGTATCCGATCCTGAAGGCGAACTACGCGCTCGATTTCGGCCAGATCGGCATGATTACGCTGGCGTTTCAGTTCACCGCGTCGCTGCTGCAGCCGGTGGTCGGGCACATCACCGACAAGAAGGCGCAGCCGTTCTCACTGGCGATCGGCATGGGCTCAACCTTCCTGGGATTGCTGCTGCTCAGCGTCGCGCATTCCTATGCGGTGATCCTGATCGCGGCGGCGATGATCGGGCTCGGCTCGGCGGTGTTTCATCCCGAGTCGGCGCGGATCGCGCGGCTCGCCTCGGGCGGTCGCCATGGCATGGCGCAATCGGTGTTTCAGGTCGGCGGCAATGCCGGCACCGCGCTCGGTCCGGTGCTGGCGGCGCTGATCGTGGTGCCGTTCGGCCAGCCGTCGATCGCCTGGTTCTCGTCGATCGCGTTTCTCGCCATCATCGTGCTGTGGCGGATCGGCGTCTGGTACAAGCCGCAGGTCGCCGGCAAGAAGAAGATGGCGGTGCAGCCGCATCCGCACGCGCCGAGCCGGCGTCGGGTGATGGTCGCGCTGGTGGTGCTGGTGGCGCTGCTGTTCTCCAAGCAGCTCTATCTGTCGAGCCTGTCGAGCTACTACACGTTCTATCTGATCGAGAAGTTCCACGTCTCGACCCAGACCGCGCAGATCTTCCTGTTCATCTTCCTGGCTGCAACCGCAGCCGGCGTGTTCTTCGGTGGCCCGCTCGGCGATCGGTTCGGCCGCCGCTATGTGATCTGGTTCTCGATCCTGGGCATCCTGCCGTTCACCCTGGCGCTGCCCTATGCGGGGCTCACCGCCAGCGCGGTGCTCACGGTGTTCATCGGCTTCATCCTGGCGTCGGCGACGCCGGCGATCATCGTGTTCGCCCAGGAACTGATGCCGCATCGCTTCGGCATGATCTCCGGCGTATTCTTCGGCTTCGCGTTCGGCATCGGTGGTCTCGGCGCGGCGGCGCTTGGCCAGGTCGCCGACATCCGTGGCATCGACTTCGTCTATCAGGTCTGTTCGTTCCTGCCGGCGCTCGGCCTGCTGGCGGTGCTGCTGCCGAAGATGCCCCGGCACGCCCACTAG